The Leucoraja erinacea ecotype New England unplaced genomic scaffold, Leri_hhj_1 Leri_890S, whole genome shotgun sequence genome segment tcctctcatgagcttgtacacctctataggatcaccccctcatcctcctgtgctccaaggaatagagacgcagcctgctcaacctctccctatagctcacaccctctagtcctggcaacatcctcgtaaagatgTTAAGACTGTCCGATTGTGTGAATAAATAGCTGATTTActcatagaaatgtgaaaactcaGTGgcattcacacacagggtggtgggtgtatggaacaagctgccagaggaggtagttgaggctgggactatcgcaatgtttaagacacagttagacaggtacttggatcagacaggtttgggggatatggaccaagcgcaggcaggtgggactagtgtagctgggacatgttggccggtgtgggcatgttgggctgaagggcctgtatccacgctgtaacaCTCTAAAATGATACATGAACTATGAACAAAGTAATTATTTAACTGACCATTCTGTTTTTCCAGCTGGTGTAAAGGGTTACAGTGCTGGATGTGCTCCCCCTGCTGAATGTAATGTCCGGCCAAATATCACAGGAGCCTCAGTCTCTGTCAGCTGCTGTAATACTGACCTCTGCAACGCGAGTGACCAAGTTAAATTATCTCTTCTGCTGTTCCCTGCTCTGGTCTCTGTCTGGTTTGCAATATTTATGTGAAGCAAATGCATAATAATAATGTACAGTGCAATCTTCTGGATGCTTTTTGTCTGAAGATCAGGGATAATGAGTCTTAACACTTGATTTCCAAGTGATGAGCAACTTAATCTAACAGATGTGCAAATCCTTTTcattccaaaatcagtaaccctcaTCCATGTTCAGGATGAGTTCATCGATGGTGGTTAGTTCTATGGGTTCTGTAATTCCTCAATCTTCCAATTTACTATTTAGTTTGTTATTGATTTGAATGATGTTTTGGAGCAGGTTACATATATATACAGCTTCAGTAACTccaacacaaggctgtggaggccaagtgaattgatatttttaccgcagagatagatagattcttgattagggcgggtgtcaggggttatgtggagaaggcaggagaatggagagataga includes the following:
- the LOC129694992 gene encoding CD59 glycoprotein-like yields the protein MNYLVLLVAGLILSASPGNCLECYFCSITLEKCMNNTITCASNTEQCIVGFATVAGVKGYSAGCAPPAECNVRPNITGASVSVSCCNTDLCNASDQVKLSLLLFPALVSVWFAIFM